A stretch of the Desulforamulus ferrireducens genome encodes the following:
- a CDS encoding ABC transporter ATP-binding protein: MEILKIEHLSKIYGQGETAVKALDDVSFSVKKGEFIAIIGPSGSGKSTLLHLLGGVDRPTSGKVLVDNTDIYQLDETQLAIFRRRQIGLIYQFYNLIPVLTVEENITLPLLLDEQQVDKKQLAELVSILNLENRLTHLPNQLSGGQQQRVSIGRALISRPALMLADEPTGNLDSKNSREIIDLLKMFNKNYKQTLIVITHDERIALQADRVIAIEDGRIAKDEVIRP, encoded by the coding sequence AGCCCTGGATGATGTCTCCTTCTCTGTCAAGAAAGGCGAATTTATTGCTATCATCGGTCCCTCCGGTTCCGGAAAATCCACGCTTTTGCATCTGCTGGGGGGCGTGGACCGGCCCACCAGTGGCAAGGTGCTGGTGGACAACACCGATATTTATCAGCTGGACGAAACGCAACTGGCAATCTTCAGGCGCAGACAAATCGGCCTGATTTATCAGTTTTACAATTTGATTCCGGTGTTAACGGTTGAAGAAAATATCACTCTGCCTTTGTTGCTGGATGAACAGCAGGTGGATAAAAAACAATTGGCTGAACTGGTGAGCATCTTAAACCTGGAAAATCGCCTCACCCATTTGCCCAATCAGCTATCCGGTGGGCAACAACAAAGGGTCTCCATCGGTAGAGCGTTAATCAGCCGGCCGGCCTTGATGCTGGCCGATGAGCCAACGGGTAATTTAGATAGTAAAAACAGCAGAGAGATTATCGACCTCTTAAAAATGTTCAATAAGAACTATAAGCAAACACTCATTGTAATTACCCACGATGAACGAATTGCCTTGCAAGCGGATCGTGTCATTGCCATAGAAGATGGCAGAATTGCCAAGGATGAGGTGATTCGTCCATGA